The following proteins are encoded in a genomic region of Mercenaria mercenaria strain notata unplaced genomic scaffold, MADL_Memer_1 contig_3878, whole genome shotgun sequence:
- the LOC128553483 gene encoding uncharacterized protein LOC128553483: MSLSRPGGNPSPSAKDKSLNEINAFLLDQALSPASHQTYEKAYRLFQQFSRETLKCATAFPASVPNLLLFIAHCYKIGFAPTTTSTYISAIGYYHKLHQMPDLTTSFLIKKTLQWFHNNKKQIDKRLPITTHVLCRPLDSLSFINTSYFIRTMLKAMYLVAFHAFLRVGEIAATGKMSDNTLSVTDVTFIYSGSQLEGFELRMSKYKHCKGDPKVLFVKANHSAACPVAALKEYLHLRRASSGPVFGFMDGTAVSRTFFSTQLKLSLNWAGLAHARYKGHSFRIGAASSAAQQSFSEETIKLMGRWSPDAFKKYIRIPMLEL, from the coding sequence ATGTCCTTATCAAGACCCGGTGGAAATCCAAGTCCCTCCGCAAAGGATAAATCTTTAAATGAGATAAATGCTTTCCTCCTTGATCAAGCTCTATCACCCGCAAGTCACCAGACTTATGAAAAAGCATATAGATTATTTCAACAATTCTCTCGTGAAACCCTGAAATGTGCTACAGCTTTCCCGGCATCGGTGCCAAACCTACTACTCTTTATAGCTCATTGCTACAAAATCGGATTTGCACCAACAACTACGTCGACATACATTTCTGCCATAGGTTACTACCATAAGCTGCATCAAATGCCAGATCTTACTACAtcctttttgataaaaaagacaTTGCAATGGTTTCATAACAATAAGAAACAAATTGACAAACGTCTACCCATAACTACGCATGTTCTGTGTCGACCGTTGGATTCTCTTAGCTTTATAAACACTTCATATTTCATTCGTACAATGTTAAAAGCAATGTATTTAGTAGCCTTTCATGCATTTCTTCGAGTTGGTGAAATAGCAGCAACTGGCAAAATGTCTGATAACACATTATCAGTTACGGATGTAACATTCATTTATTCTGGTTCTCAGCTGGAGGGATTTGAACTGCGTatgtcaaaatataaacattGTAAAGGAGACCCAAAAGTACTGTTTGTCAAAGCAAATCATTCAGCTGCCTGTCCTGTCGCTGCTTTGAAGGAATATTTGCACCTGAGACGAGCATCTAGCGGTCCCGTTTTTGGATTCATGGATGGAACAGCAGTGTCCAGGACATTTTTCAGCACTCAACTGAAATTGTCTCTTAATTGGGCTGGTTTAGCTCACGCAAGGTACAAAGGACATAGCTTTAGAATAGGGGCAGCTTCTTCTGCAGCTCAGCAGAGTTTCTCGGAAGAAACAATCAAGCTAATGGGTAGATGGTCCCCCGATGCATTTAAAAAGTACATAAGGATCCCAATGTTAGAGTTATAG